CATGTTGATGCCATTGGTGCCGATCGTCAGGGTGTTGTTCTGAAGCGTGACCGGACCGGCGGGATTGGTGACCGAGATGCCTTGGACGGTGCGGTTGGCACCCGTATTGATGATCAGATTCGAAACCGAAGCGGAGTTGAAGACGATGTTCTCAACCCCATCGGGGAGGGCGCTTTCTTGCCAGTTGGAGATGGTCGCCCAATTGGTATCCGTGGTGCCCGTCCAGGTTTTATCGGCGTAGGCGGGCAAAGTCGCGCAGACCGTGGCGCAGGTCAGGATGGCGGCGCGCAAGGATGCGCCGGATGAAGCGTTTTTCATGGGTTTGGGATTCTTGGGTTCTCCCTCGAAAGGGGAGGCGCGGAGATTTCCGCAGTTACAAGAATCGTTATCCATGATGGCCAGCAGAGCGTCGATTACCCCAAGAGTGTTATAATCAAGCACCCTTTCTGAAGTGTTCGGGCAAGGATCTTGAGAGGCCGGCAACTCCTTACGGATCGGTGCGGAAAGGCGCGGCTGGGAGGCCTTCGGAATTGAAGAGGTTTGCCTCTGCTGGATTGTCCGCCCACGCGTAACGGACGTAGGCGGGACGAGGGACCGAAGGGCTGAAAACGATTACGGTTTCGCCATCGATCTCGGCGGTCGCCCAAGTGAATTTACGGTCGTCGCCGGAGACGGCAAAATGCTTCAAGGCTCCGCCCCTTGCCTCGAGACCCTTCGCGATGTGATCGAAATGGAGACGCACCCGGCCGTCCTCGATCTCCGCCATTTTGAAGACCGGGCCGCATGCCTCCATCTTTCTCCCGTAGGTGCCTGCCAGTGCCAGGCGGGCGAGGCGTGCCCCGACGTCCTGCTTGTTGCGAGGGTGAACGTCCTTCTCGTCACCGATGTCGAGCGTGACGGCCATGCCGGTATTGGGGTGCGAAAGTGAACTGGCCTGAGCTTCGCGCATGCTGGCGAGGCTGCTGTTGGCAGGCTCGGTCACAGCGGCTTTGTGTGAGGCGAGCTGAACGAAGTAAAAGGGGAAATCCCCGCGGCCCCATCGTCCTCGCCAGTCCGCGATCAGGGCTTCCTGTAGGGCGGGATAAAGCTGGCGCGTGCCGACATTCGATTCGCCCTGATACCAGATCGCGCCACGGATGCCGTAGGTGGCCACCGGTGAGATCATGCCGTTGAAGAGCACGGCGGGGTTGTGCTGGTCCTGAATCGGATCCGGGTGCTTGGGGGCGCGGCCCTTTTTTCCGGCGGCGAGCCACCTTGTCATGCCTCGGCCGTAATTCTCGAAGGGTTTTGGGTCATCACGGTAGGCGATGAACTTCTTGCGGAAATCATCCTGGAGCTTTTTCAGCGAGCTGACCTGATCGAGCTTCTCCTTGCTGATCCATGCTTCGGCTGTGCTCGCGCCATAGGCGCAGGTGATCAGTCCAACGGGCACGCCGAGGTCTTCCTGAAGCTTCCTGCCGAAGAAGTAAGCCACCGCGGAGAAGTCCGGCGCGGCTTCCGGAGAGCAGGGCTTCCACTGGCCTTCGAGTTCGGGCTGCGGGTCCTCTCGCATGGCCCACTCTGCGGTGAACATGCGGAGTTGCGGGTGTTCTGCGGCTGCGACTTCCTGCTGCCAATTCGCGGTGCCTGCGAAGTAACGTTTGTCGGTAGGGGCGAGCGTGAAGTCCATGTTCGACTGGCCCGAACAGAGCCAGACCTCGCCGACCAGCACGTCCTCGAACTTGCGGCTGCCGGCGGCTTTTACTTCGAGAACATGGGGCCCGCCGGCAGGAAGCGCCGGGAGATCGAGGCGGAATTTTCCGTCGGCATCGGCAATCGTCTTCACGGTTTGGCCCGCGATACTGGCGGTGACCCCGGTGCCGGGAGTGGTGCTGCCCCAGAGCGGATTCGCGGTGTCCCGCTGGAGCACCATGTGGTTCGAGAAGATTTGCGGCAGCCAGAGATCTGCCGGGAGGAGGTAGGGAGAGAGAGTCGTATCCCGCAGGGCGGTGGCGAGGACCCCGGCGTTGAAGTCCGCTCCTGCCGCGCAGGTGTGGGTGTGATCGCTTCCTGCGAAAAGCAGTCCGGTCTTCTCGATGCCCAGTGCTTCGTAGCGATCGGAGAGGATGGAGTTGAAATCGACGAAGGTGGCTCCGCCTTGGGCTGCGGCCTCCTTTGCCCAGCCCGCGTAGCTGTCTCCGGCACGGCCGATCTTGCCATCCTTCCAGATGTTCCGCGGGATCAAGGAGACGACGATTGGAGTAGCGCCCTTCGCCTTGGTATCGGCGATGTACTTGCGCATGTACCAACCGTAGCTGTGGACGGTCTCGGGCTTCTGATCGGTCTTGCGGACGATGTCCTCGCTCTCATCGCCATTGCCTTTGATCGAGGCACGGCAGCGGTCGTCATTGAGTGCTCCACCGTCATTATGACCGAACTGCATCACGACGAAATCACCTGCTCTGAGATTCGCGAGGACGGCATCCCAGCGTCCCTCTGTCAGGAAGGTGCGGCTGCTGCGCCCGCCGATGGCGCGGTTGATGACCTCGATCGAGGCGGGGTCGAACCGGGAAACCAGCGGATCTCCCCAGCCGCGCTGCCCGCCGGTTTGGTTGCGGACAGTGGAGTCACCGATAATGAAAAGGGTGGGTTTCGCCCAAGCGGTTGCGACGAGGCAGATGGCGAGAGCGAGGCGGAGAAGGGCGCGCATGTGCGGTCAGTATCGCGGTGGTCCGGCGGATTGTCTCTTCCCCTCAATGGGGTAAAGACGAAGCGGATGCGGGCCGGGTTTGAAGGTGTTCTCCGAAGGTGCCGACTCGCCTGTTATGCCTGTTAAAAACATGAAAAATAACAGGCGGGTTGTTTGGGGCAAATGGCGCGGATGCGCTTGGGTTCAAAGGTAGGGGACGGGAGGAACTTCGGGGATGTTTTGCAGTGGTCCCCATGTTTTTTTGGAGGGACGAAAGGGACCACTCGTGGACAAGCGAGGCACGGTCTCTACCTTTGAAGCTATTTCAGGGGAGTCATCGTTACGGGTCCAATGAGGCCCGAGGGCAGCGGGGACCATGCAGAGGCGTCGAAGGGCTTGTAGTCGATGTTCACGAAGTTGATCTCATGGAAAGATTTCCAAGGAACCTTTCGGCGATCGAGATCGGCGATGCGGTTGGCGGCGAGGTTGGTGACTTCGACTTCCAAGGTGTTCGGGCCGTCTTTCAGCTCGCCCTTGATCCGGATCTTGTGGGGTGGTGACCAACAGCGGCCGACCTCCTTGCCGTTCAGGCGGACCTTCGCGGTGGCGGCGATTTCCCCGAGATCGAGGAGCGCCTCCGGTGATCCCTTCCAATCGAACTCGTTCTGATAGATCGCGGTGCCGGAGAAGTTCTTGTATGCCGGATCCTCCTGCCCGGTCCATGAAGCCAAGGTTTCCGTTTCGTAGCTGGCGGGCAAAGACGGTCCGCCATCCAGGAAGCGAACCTTCCATGTGCCGCCGAGCTTCACTGGCTCACCGGCAATTTGGAGCGATTGGAAGCGCGGGCCTGTCGCCTCGCGTTCTCGATAGGTTCGCAGGATCACGGATTCGCCCGCGGCGAGTTTCAGAGGCAAGCCCTTATCGAAGGGGATGACCCCGCTTTCGCCGCTCATCGGCTTGAAGAGCACCGCGGACTTGGCGGTGGTGGCGAGAGATACAGTCCCATCGAAGTCCTTTCCGGACGAGTTCACGATGAAGTAGGTCCAGCCATCGTCATGCTTGCGGCGCACGAAGCGCAGTCCTTGCTCGCGCATGGGTTCTCCGCCTACGCCGACGCTGGCGAGGCTCTTCCTCAGATCCGCATTCCGGAAGACCAGGCCGCTCTGATAGGGCAGGACGCCGTCTCCCGAGATTTTTGCGAAGGTATCCGTCACGGCCTTGCGATTCTCCTCCCGGTTTCCATAGCCGGGGGCCTCGGAAGGCGGGGGTGAGGTGAAGATGACCACCACGCCCTTCGCCGTGAGATCGAGCAGGCGCTTCGCCGTAGCAGGAGCCATGAACTTTGTATCCGGAACCACGAGGGCCTTATAGGTGTTCCCGCCGAGTTCGATCTTCTGGTCTTTCACCCTCGCTTCTTCCAAGAGGCGATCCGAGACGAAGTCACAGGCAATACCGTGATTCCACATCTCCATGGCGCTGCGGTAGAAGCCGGTGGGGTGAAGCCATTTGTCCTGATTGTGGACGGTGAAGAGCGGGAGCCCGTCCGCGCCGTCATGCCAGAGATCCTGCACGGGGAAGTAGAGCAGCACGTCGCTATCCGGCTTGCCCGATTGCAATGCCGTCTGGCAACGGGCGATGTAGCCATTGAAAGTAGGAAGGTCCTTCCAGAGGCCGCCATTCGGGCCCATGTGGGTTGAGGCGTAGAAAAGCCAGCCAGGCCACGGCGCATCCTCAGGGGTGAAAGGGATGCCATGGAAGAGGATGTGATTCACCCCGCCGAGCCAGACGAAGTCGGCGGCCTCCTTCAACTGCGCCGGGGTCACCTGGAAGTGTTCGCCGAGCCAGGTGAATGTTTCTGCGGAGACCAGCTTTCTGCCCGTGACGTGGGCTGCGGAGGACGCGAACTGGAGCATGGGAATCTGCTCTTCACCCACATGACGGAAGATCTCCGTCTCCGGGATGTCGGCAACGGCATAGTGATCTAACAGATTGCCCGGAGAGCCATGAGCCTGATTCCGCGTGAGGCTGCCGCGGGCCTTTGCCCAATCATGCCACTTTGCCAAATATTCGCGATGCAGCTCGCTCAAAGTGGCCCGGTAGTCGGCTCGCACACGGGCCACCGTTTCTGAATCTCCTTCTCCCTGGAAAGCGGGCAACTGGTCGGCCAGATCGTAGCCGCAGTGCCCGCGGAAACGGGTAAAGAGATCATCTGTCCACGCAGCACCGTAGTATTCGAAGGAGTCGTGAAAGTGAGCGCGCGGTTCAGGGACATTGTCCCGATCCAAAGCCTCGTCGAAAGGCTTCAGGTAGTTTCCGATCGACTGGGGGGAAAAGGGATCGAGCACCCAGCCGGCTCCCCCGGGGGCGGCGCGCTTCACTTTCTGGATGCCATGCTTCGCGATGATTCCATGAAGCCGCCACGTGCCGGCGGGGGGTGTCCATTCCAAGCGGCCATCCTTCACCTGCCCGCGTAGATCGACCGGTTCGCCGGTCTCCGGCCATGCGGAAAAGATCTTCACTTCTCCCTTCGGAAGCTTGAGCGAAATCGGGCTGCCGCCGGTGGCTTTCGCCTTCACGTTTTCCAGCGACGCCGAAGCGTCCGCCTCCGCAACCCATGGCGCCCCGAAGGGCCAGCCGGTGCCGGTGGTGAGATCCACGCCCATGCCGAGCCGCGCCGTTTCGTGGGCGGTGTGCGCATAGGCAGCAGTCCACTCCGTGGAGAGGAATGTCAGATCACGGTCCTCATAACCCTTCGCGCCGTAGATGGGGCAGATCTCCACGCCGCCGATCCCGGCATCGCGGAACTGCTGGAGCTGAATCGTGAGATTTTTCTGATCCACGCCGCTGCCGAGCCACCACCAGCGCGTCCATGGCTTCGACTCGAAGGTGGGCTCGGGCCACAGGGTATCGTTCGCGCGGGCGAGCGGGGAGAGACAGAGAAGAGTGAGCAGGATGGGTTTCATCAGGGGCTTGCTTGGGTCAGAGCGTGCCGGTCGCGCTGTCATGCCCGGCTCGCTCTAACCTCAGGTAATCATAGAGCACGCCCTGATGCCAGACCTCGCCGCTCAGGCGGAGCTCCAAAACGTTGCCGGTCTTTTTCAGGGCGTCGGCCGGGATCTTGAAATCGAGCTCGGTAAGCAGGCCCCGGTGGCCATCCCGATGCATCACGCCATTCTCCGGGAGGCGGCCGCTATTTCCGATGGGCTTGCCATTCATGACGATGCTCAGCCGGTTGCCCTCGCGATGTCCGCAGAGTGCGATCCGCAAGCGGTGCTCGGCTTCCTCCTTCAGGTCGAAGCGCAGCTTCCACACCGAGTCGCCGAGAACCTTTCCGGAGGGATCGAGGTCCAAGGGCTGGCAGAGATTCCAGTCCGTCTTCCAATCGCTCTTCCCGATCGTGAAATCGACTCCATTCGGGAACTCCTCGCGGACCTTGAGATGATGGCCCCAGAGCCAATAGCGATCACCGTTCCGGAACTCCCGCGCGCTGCGGTCCGGGATGCCGATCTCCCAGACCGTGGGGCCGGAGCGCTCGACGGTCCACTGGACATCGCCGAGGACCAAAGGCTGGCCCTCAAGGACCGCAAGATCCGCGCGCTGGAACTCGCCGAGAATCCCATCTGCGAAGGCGTGCAGCACATACTTGCCCGGTCGCACGGCGCTTAAGCGAAAGCTGCCGTCCTTGGCCGCCTTTGCCCAGTACTGGTAGTTTTTGCCATCGCGCTGCCAATCCACCTTCTCGCCGCCGCGGCGCGAGCGGATCTCGTAGCTTGGGGCGCTAAGGCCCACCCACATGGTGCCCGGCTTGCTGCCACCGTGATCGGTTACGTGTATCTTTCCCGTCACGGCCACGCGATCCTTCGCGGCGTAGAGAGGGGCATCGACCCAAGCGTAGGGCCACTGCTTCGCTTCGCTGGCGGTGGTCTTCATCGCGTCCTTCCACATGGAAAGGGCTTCGTTGCCTTCATTGGTATGAAGAAGGAAGGGGCCGATCACCATGGACCATGCTTCATCGCGACGGACGCTGAGCGAGGTGCCGCCGTAGTGGCTGCCGTGCCACATATTCAGCAGCACGGGACGGCCACCGCGATTGACATCGAGGTGGCCGGTGAGTTCCGGCTTGGTGGGGCCTCCGGCGATGTATTCCAGCGAGGGATTCACCATCCACAGGCCGACCTTCTTTTCAGACGAGGACCAGCCGTAGGCAGGGGAGTCGGAGAAAAGCGCGGAGTAGCCATACTTGTGCTCCACCTTGCCCTTGTGGATCCCGGTGTTGAGACGGCGGGCTTCCTTGAGATTGAGCTGGGTGCCCTTGTCCCAGTCCTCCCCGGTGGGCATCTGCCGCGAGCGCTCCGGATCGACCGTGAACCAATCGAAGATTCCGCCATCCGGCTTTATGACGTAGCGGGCCTCGCCGACGGAGAATCCGGGGAGCTCGGGCGGGTGCTCGAAGATGCCGTAGACATAAAGGCCCTCCGAGCCCTCGCGCAGCGCGTAGCGGAGGGAGACATTGACCGGCCAGGTGCCGGGGGTACCTTGGTAGCGGCACTCGATGGCCACTTCTCCGGTCTCGCCACCTGGCTTGGTCATGGAAGAACTGACGGACTCCGGGAAAGACTGGACGCGGCCCTTGTCCGAGCCGCCGGAGAGGGACCAGTAGCCGGTGCCGCCCCGAAGCAGCTCGAGATCGCCGCGTTTCAGGGAGCTGAGGGTGGCCGTGGCCTTGTGGATCCGGGCGGAAATCCGGCCGTTTTCCATTAGGAAAGTGCGGCCCTCGTCCGTTACGCGGACTTCAGCCTTAAGGAGCGCAGGGGATAAGGTGCAGATCAAGAATGCCGCAGCTGGCTTAAACGATAGTTTCAACAGAGGGAAAAACAGGTGCTACCCGCCAACCTGCCCGAAAAGGGCGGGCGGATCGAGCCCCCCGATGGGGTTAGCGGTTTCGGCGTTCGTTTGCCCACCTCCGCGCTTGCGCCCCCCGGCGGAACCCCTAAGCATCCGCCCTCCATGATGCACGATCCGGACCAGCACGCCTCGCTAGGGGCGATGTACAAGGACTATTTCCTCGACTACGCCTCGTACGTCATCATGGAGCGCGCGGTTCCGCACGTTAATGACGGCTTGAAACCCGTCCAGCGGCGCATCCTCCACTCGATGAAGGAGCTGGACGACGGTCGCTACAACAAGGTGGCGAACGTGGTGGGTAACACGATGAAGTACCACCCGCATGGCGACCAATCGATCGGTGATGCGATGGTGCAACTGGGGCAGAAAGATCTGCTGATCGATACCCAGGGTAACTGGGGCAATACGCTCACCGGCGACGGCGCGGCGGCATCCCGGTATATCGAGGCGCGACTGACCAAGCTGGCGCTGGATATCACCTTCAACCCGAAGACGACCGAGTGGACCCCGTCCTATGACGGTCGCAACAAGGAGCCGGTGACGCTCCCCGTGAAGTTTCCGCTGCTGCTGGCGCAGGGCGTGGAAGGCATCGCGGTGGGCCTCGCCTGCAAGATGCTGCCGCACAATTTCATCGAGCTCATCGATGCTTCGGTTTGCGCCTTGCGCAAGGAGCCCTTCGACCTGGTGCCAGATTTCCCGACGGGCGGTATCATGGATGCCACGGATTACCGCGATGGCTTGCGCGGCGGCCGGGTGCGGGTGCGTGCCCGGATTTCGTCGGAGAAAAAGGGGCTGCTACGGATCACGGAGATCCCCTTTGGCACTACCACGGGGGCTCTGATGGACTCCATCGTGGCGGCGGCGGAAAAAGGGAAGATCAAGATCGCGAAGATCGAGGACAACACTGCGGCGCACGCCGATATCCTGGTGCACCTGCCTGCCGGCGTGGATCCGGACAACATGCGGGACGCGCTGTATGCGTTCACCGATTGCGAGTTGAGCCTCTCGCCCAACGCGTGCGTCATCGCCGATGACAGGCCGCAGTTCCTGGGGGTGACGGAAATCCTGAAGCGCAACGCCGAGTTTACCAAGGAGCTGTTGCGCATGGAGCTGGAGATCCGTCTCGGCGAGCTTCAAGAGAAGTGGCACTTCAGCTCGCTGGAGAAGATTTTCATCGAGAACCGCATCTACCGCGACATCGAAGAGCAGACGACCTGGGAAGGCGTGATCGGCGCCATCGACAAGGGTTTGAAGCCCTTCAAAAAGCTGCTCAAGCGCGAGGTGACGGAGGAAGATATCGTCCGCCTTACCGAAATCCGGATCAAGCGCATCTCAAAGTTTGACTCCTTCAAGGCGGATGAGGAAATCAAATCGCTGGAGAAGGACATCGACGAGACGGAGAAGAATCTCAAGCAGCTCACGAAGTATGCCGTCCGTTGGTTCGAGGATCTGAAGAAGAAATACGGCAAGGGCCGCGAGCGGAAGACGGAGATCTCTACCTTCGACCGCGTGGATCGCAGCCAGGTGATCCTGGCCACCGAGACTCTTTACCTTGACGACAAGAACGGCTTCGCCGGCTACGGGCTGAAGAAGGAGACTCCGATCGAGAAGTGCTCCACGCTGGATGACGTGATCATCTTCGGCCAGGACAGCAAGATGCGGATCGTGAAGGTGGCGGAGAAGTTTTTCGTCGGCCCGCGTCCGATGCGCGTGGCGATCTGGAAGAAGGACGAGGACCTGATCTACTCGATGATTTTCCGCGACGGCAAGGAAGGGCCTATCCTGGCGAAGCGCTTCCGCGTGGGCGGCATCACCCGCGACAAGGAATACGAATTGACCCGTGGCACGCCTGGCAGCCGGGTCTTCTACTTCGCCGTGCACAAGAGCGAGGCGGAGAGCAACGATCAATTGCTGATCGTGCACATCAAGCCGGCGCTGAAGCTGCGGAATGTGAGCCGCCCCTTCAATTTCGGAGAGGTGCAGATCAAGGGCCGCAGCAGCGGCGGGAACATCGTCACGAAGCTGCAGATCGACCGGATTGTACGGGCGCCGAAGGATTTCGATCCGGAAGTGGGAGCGTGATTGTTTGCGAAGGGAGCGCGGGACTTTTGCTCCGCGCTTCCCGTAGTGCTCAATGGTGACGCTTGGGGCCGAAGCTTCCGGGCATCTTGGGGGCGTAGACCGATTGGAAGAAGAGCTGGCGCTCGAAGAGCTCCGAGATCAGCAGCAGGGGCAGGGCTGCCCATGGATTTACAAGGGCCACGGCGATGGCGGTGAAGGCGATGAGGAAGCGGCCGTCCAGCGAGGTATTCAGCGGGCCGCGCTGGAGGCGAGCGGTGTGGAGATCGGTGGACCATTCCGCATTCCGATCATCGGCGAGGCGGATGATGCGGAGTTCGGGAATCATCTTCGCGATGACTGCGGCGGCGAAGAAGAGCATCGACCACGCGGAGGGTTTGGCAAGGAGCAGGCCGAGGGTGCCGAAGGTTGCGACGGTGCCGAAGAAGCGCGCGGCGGTGATGGAGAAGCGCCATGAAGCGCGATGTGTGTCGTGATAGATCATCACGCTGGTGAAGACCGCGATCAATCCGATCGGCAACACGGAGCGAGTCGCCGCCACGGTGATGAGGTCCTTGAAGGGGAAGTCGGGTAGGAAAGGGAGTGCAGCGACGACGATGGGGATCGGCGCGAACATCGAGAAGGCGAGAATCTCCCGGGAGAGCCAGGAAGTCCGGAGGCCAAGGAAGAATCGCCATGCCTTGAGGGGCTGTCCGAGGTGAAGGACGGAGGCACCCATGCCTGCGAAGAAGAGGCCAGCCGCAGCCAAAGTCGCCGCGGTGTTTCCGAGGCCGCCCGCGAGAAGACCGACGCCAGCCTGGGTAAGCATGAGCATGAGCACGAGGGGCCAGTGGGCGTGTTCGGGTACTAGGTTCTCGCGGTCTGCGGCCACGGCGCTTTCCGGCACGTCTCGGCCAACGTAGCGGGTGGTGGGGCGGGTGATCGATGGGTCCGGTGCGCCGGGGAGGAAGCGTGGAGCTGGGATCGTGGAGATGGACTCTTTTTTCGAACTCTCTGCTTTTGGCTCCTTGCTCACCGCTACCTTGACGATGCGGATCGCCTCAGTCGGGCAAGCTTGGACGCAGGCCGGTGCTTCACCTTCGGCGAGGCGCTGGTGGCACATGTCGCACTTGCGGACGATGCCGCGCTTCTTCGAGTACTTCGGCACGTCGAAGGGGCACTTGAGAATGCAGTAGGAGCAGCCGATGCATTGGTCGTCCAAGTGGCGGACAATGCCGGTGTCCGGGTCCTTTTCGTAGGCACCCACGGGGCAGCCATTCATGCACCCGGGATCCTCGCAGTGATGGCAGGCGGTGGTGATGGTCTGCTGCCAACCGGGGGTCTTGCGACCACCGTGGATCATCCCGACATCGCGCCATGCTTCATCGTCGTCCAGGCCATTGAGCGAGTGGCAGGCGGAGACGCAGGCCTTGCAACCGGTGCAACGGTCGAGCGAGACCTCGAAGGCATACTGCTCGCCTTCGCCCGGCTTGCTGAGAGGGATCAAGGTCCGGTAGTGCGGTGCCAGGTCCGGTTCCCGGTCGTGGTAGTCGGAGTAACGGGCGATCGGGGTTTGCAAGGTCTTCTGCTCCGCGATGAGGTCATCGATCAAGGTCCGCACCTCATGGCTTGGAGCGGCCTGCTTCTTCGCAGCAGGAGGCGCAGGCAGACGTTGAAGAAGGGAAGACAAGCGAGGATGCTTTGGGATTGAAGAATAGATCTGTTAGATCGGCGCTTTCATTGGGCCGGACTTTTTGCCAATGGAGGCTTGGTTCAGGCGGCAGCGCGCTCGTCGACCAAGCCGCGCAGCTCCTCGACGCTGAGCCTTTGGGCGAAGGCGGCGAAGGATTCGTCGTTCTCCCGCTGGGCGAGGTAGGTGCAGAGGAGCTTCTCGACCAAGCCGGGAATCTCCTCGAAGGCGACGCCGTTCCAGATCTCGCGGGCGATCGCCTGCGTGTCGTCCACGCCACCACCGAGCACGATGTTGTAGCCATCCACGGTGGAACCATCGGAGACCTTCACGCGGGTGCCCATCATGCCGATGTCACCGATGTAGTGCTGGGCGCAGGAGTGATGGCAACCGGTGAGGTGGATGTTCACCGGTTGGTCGAGGATCATCTTGCTGGCAAGGTGATTGCCGAGGGTGATCGCATTGCCCTTGGTATCTGCCGCGGCATACTTGCAACCGCGGCTGCCGGTGCAGGCGATGAGGCCGCCGGTGATGGCATTGTTGCGGTGATCGAGGCCGGTGGCCTGGATTGCGGTGATTGCGGCTTGGAGCTTCTCCTCCGGGATGCCGGGGATGATGAGGTTTTGCCAGACGGTCAGGCGGATCTCGCTGCGGCCGAATTCATCGGCGACGTCTGCGAGTGCCAGCATCTGCTGGACGCTCATGCGGCCCACCGGAGTCAGGACGCCGATGTAGTGCTTGCCATCGCTCTGCTGGTGGATGCCCAGATGGCCGTGTTTCGACTTGGGAAGGGATGGCGCGCAGTCTTCGAGAGGGAAGTAGCGCATCGGGAAAGCCAGCTTCTTCTGGGTTTCCTCAAGGGTCTTCTCGAAGCCCCAGTCGTCGACGAGGTACTTGAGGCGGGCCTTCTTGCGGTTGGTGCGGTCGCCGTTCTCGATGAACACGCGGATCAGTGCAGCAGCCACCGGGATGGTCTCCGCCGGGGTGAGCAGCACGCCGCAGTCGGTGGCGAATTGCTTGTGACCGGTGATGCCGCAGAGTTGCATGCGGAAGTAGATACCGGGTGCGATGCCCTTGTCGTTCTCGCCGACTTTCACGGCATAGAAGCCGATGTCATTGGTGTCCGCGCAGACCGAGACGCGGCCGCCGGAGTCGTAGGAAATATTGAATTTCCGCGGCAGGCCGTAGAGGTCGCGGTTCTTCAGGATGTAGTGATGCATCGCACGGGCGTAGGGCATCACATCGATGAGTTCGTCCGGGTCAAAGCCGGTGGTCGGGGAGGCGGTGATGTTTCGGATGTTGTCCGCGCCGGAGCCTTGCGAAGTCAGGCCCATGTCAGTCAGGGCCATCAGCACGTTCGGCGCATTTTCCGGCATGATCTCGCGGATCTGGACATTGGCCCGGGTGGTGAGGTCGGCATGACCCGGACCCCATTTTTCCGCCACGCCGGCAAGACCGCGGAGCTGCTCGCTGGTGAGCGCCCCCCCGGCGATGCGGCAGCGGAGCATCAGGCTCTCTTGGGCGGGGGAGACGAAGAAGAGGCCGTGAAACTTGTAACGGAAGACATCGCCGTCCTTCGGGAATTCGTTCGTTGCGGCATTGGCGATGATCGCGTCCCAGCAATCCAAGCCGTTCTGTTCGTGCTTGATGCGCTCTTCCTTGCAGAGGTCTTCCAAGGGTGTGCCGTAGACGCTCTGGTCTGGCTCGTGGGTGAAACGGCGTTCACCGTCCTGACCGAGGAATGGCAGTTCGCGGCCCTGCAGGATACCGGATACGAAGCCGGAGAGGTAGGAGGTTTGTTCGGGCGTGAAGCCGGAGTCGCTGAGATTAACCATGACGGACGGGCGTTTTGTTCAGCGGTTGAAAGAGCACCCGGCATGCGCGAAGGGCCCGGGTGGCCATGAAAGGGATGGATTCTGCATCATCGGAATGATGAATCCGGCTCACCTGAGCGGAAGGGATCCATGAATGGGGCTTGCCGCCGCCGGGGCGCTTAGCCACCCCCCGCAGGATGCGGATTACCGAATAGAATTGGGTAACTTGCTGGAAATCAGTGCGTGGGTGCCGTCGCGCCCGCCGGGGTCTCGCGGTGTGCCACGGTGACCATTTCCGTCACCGGCGGGGTAATGCGGCTTGGCCGGATGTGGGAGCGCTCGTTGAGGAAGGTGAGAAGGTGGTTCCGGATTTCCGGGTAGCGAGGATCTGCCAGGACGCTGGCACGATCTCTGGGCCGCTCGAAGGGGATGGTGAGGATGTCGCCGACCTCTGCTTCCGGGCCGTCGGTCATCATCACCACCCGGTCGGAAAGGAAGATAGCCTCATCCACATCATGGGTGACCATCAAGGTCGTGAGCTTGTTCCGGCGCCAGAGCTCGAGAAGCACTTCCTGAAG
This portion of the Luteolibacter luteus genome encodes:
- a CDS encoding sialate O-acetylesterase, whose product is MRALLRLALAICLVATAWAKPTLFIIGDSTVRNQTGGQRGWGDPLVSRFDPASIEVINRAIGGRSSRTFLTEGRWDAVLANLRAGDFVVMQFGHNDGGALNDDRCRASIKGNGDESEDIVRKTDQKPETVHSYGWYMRKYIADTKAKGATPIVVSLIPRNIWKDGKIGRAGDSYAGWAKEAAAQGGATFVDFNSILSDRYEALGIEKTGLLFAGSDHTHTCAAGADFNAGVLATALRDTTLSPYLLPADLWLPQIFSNHMVLQRDTANPLWGSTTPGTGVTASIAGQTVKTIADADGKFRLDLPALPAGGPHVLEVKAAGSRKFEDVLVGEVWLCSGQSNMDFTLAPTDKRYFAGTANWQQEVAAAEHPQLRMFTAEWAMREDPQPELEGQWKPCSPEAAPDFSAVAYFFGRKLQEDLGVPVGLITCAYGASTAEAWISKEKLDQVSSLKKLQDDFRKKFIAYRDDPKPFENYGRGMTRWLAAGKKGRAPKHPDPIQDQHNPAVLFNGMISPVATYGIRGAIWYQGESNVGTRQLYPALQEALIADWRGRWGRGDFPFYFVQLASHKAAVTEPANSSLASMREAQASSLSHPNTGMAVTLDIGDEKDVHPRNKQDVGARLARLALAGTYGRKMEACGPVFKMAEIEDGRVRLHFDHIAKGLEARGGALKHFAVSGDDRKFTWATAEIDGETVIVFSPSVPRPAYVRYAWADNPAEANLFNSEGLPAAPFRTDP
- a CDS encoding glycosyl hydrolase is translated as MKPILLTLLCLSPLARANDTLWPEPTFESKPWTRWWWLGSGVDQKNLTIQLQQFRDAGIGGVEICPIYGAKGYEDRDLTFLSTEWTAAYAHTAHETARLGMGVDLTTGTGWPFGAPWVAEADASASLENVKAKATGGSPISLKLPKGEVKIFSAWPETGEPVDLRGQVKDGRLEWTPPAGTWRLHGIIAKHGIQKVKRAAPGGAGWVLDPFSPQSIGNYLKPFDEALDRDNVPEPRAHFHDSFEYYGAAWTDDLFTRFRGHCGYDLADQLPAFQGEGDSETVARVRADYRATLSELHREYLAKWHDWAKARGSLTRNQAHGSPGNLLDHYAVADIPETEIFRHVGEEQIPMLQFASSAAHVTGRKLVSAETFTWLGEHFQVTPAQLKEAADFVWLGGVNHILFHGIPFTPEDAPWPGWLFYASTHMGPNGGLWKDLPTFNGYIARCQTALQSGKPDSDVLLYFPVQDLWHDGADGLPLFTVHNQDKWLHPTGFYRSAMEMWNHGIACDFVSDRLLEEARVKDQKIELGGNTYKALVVPDTKFMAPATAKRLLDLTAKGVVVIFTSPPPSEAPGYGNREENRKAVTDTFAKISGDGVLPYQSGLVFRNADLRKSLASVGVGGEPMREQGLRFVRRKHDDGWTYFIVNSSGKDFDGTVSLATTAKSAVLFKPMSGESGVIPFDKGLPLKLAAGESVILRTYREREATGPRFQSLQIAGEPVKLGGTWKVRFLDGGPSLPASYETETLASWTGQEDPAYKNFSGTAIYQNEFDWKGSPEALLDLGEIAATAKVRLNGKEVGRCWSPPHKIRIKGELKDGPNTLEVEVTNLAANRIADLDRRKVPWKSFHEINFVNIDYKPFDASAWSPLPSGLIGPVTMTPLK
- a CDS encoding polysaccharide lyase family protein produces the protein MENGRISARIHKATATLSSLKRGDLELLRGGTGYWSLSGGSDKGRVQSFPESVSSSMTKPGGETGEVAIECRYQGTPGTWPVNVSLRYALREGSEGLYVYGIFEHPPELPGFSVGEARYVIKPDGGIFDWFTVDPERSRQMPTGEDWDKGTQLNLKEARRLNTGIHKGKVEHKYGYSALFSDSPAYGWSSSEKKVGLWMVNPSLEYIAGGPTKPELTGHLDVNRGGRPVLLNMWHGSHYGGTSLSVRRDEAWSMVIGPFLLHTNEGNEALSMWKDAMKTTASEAKQWPYAWVDAPLYAAKDRVAVTGKIHVTDHGGSKPGTMWVGLSAPSYEIRSRRGGEKVDWQRDGKNYQYWAKAAKDGSFRLSAVRPGKYVLHAFADGILGEFQRADLAVLEGQPLVLGDVQWTVERSGPTVWEIGIPDRSAREFRNGDRYWLWGHHLKVREEFPNGVDFTIGKSDWKTDWNLCQPLDLDPSGKVLGDSVWKLRFDLKEEAEHRLRIALCGHREGNRLSIVMNGKPIGNSGRLPENGVMHRDGHRGLLTELDFKIPADALKKTGNVLELRLSGEVWHQGVLYDYLRLERAGHDSATGTL